From a region of the Narcine bancroftii isolate sNarBan1 chromosome 5, sNarBan1.hap1, whole genome shotgun sequence genome:
- the LOC138764943 gene encoding uncharacterized protein has product MPSRTPAPECFCTVGLPGSASRITSPAIGAASSPPMLWPQLTNRLEIELHRTMAYHPQANGLVERLHHHLKSALMAHLTDPDSLPGEFVNAPHNTQQSPDELLPHLRAQLGSFAPPPLPRHGTQASYIPSELHSAEYVFIRRSPSTAPLEMPYEGPYKVIQHSGSIFTLDIGGRRELLTVDRLKSAYLDPNEPVVVAQPKKQDRPTIKDVGAGSGGSCVAACR; this is encoded by the coding sequence atgccttcacggactcctgctcccgagtgctTTTGCACAGTTGGGCTGCCCGGTTCAGCGTCCCGAATCACCTCACCGGCGATCGGGGCAGCCAGTTCACCACCCATGCTCTGgccacagctcaccaacaggctggagatcgagctacaccgcaccatggcctatcacccgcaggccaatgggctggtcgagcgactacaccaccaccttaagtcggcacttatggcccacctcaccgatCCTGActcactacctggtgagttcgtcaacgcacctcacaacacCCAACAGTCACCGGATGAACTACtcccccacctccgggcccagttggggtccttcgcacccccaccgctgcccagacacggcacacaggcatcttacatccccagcgagctaCACTcagcagagtatgtttttattcggCGAAGCCCGTCCACGGCACCTCTGGAGATGCCTtatgaagggccgtacaaagtcatccagcattcagggtccattttcacactggacattggcggTAGGAGGGAACTGCTTACGGTGGACAGGCTGAAGTCAGCATACCTCGACCCCAACGAACCAGttgttgtggcccagcccaagaagcaagaCCGCCCGACTATAAAGGACGtcggtgccggttctggggggagctgtgtggcggcatgccgttag
- the LOC138764949 gene encoding suppressor of IKBKE 1-like isoform X1: MACTIEKVLTDAKALVERLKDHHNATESLIDQTSTLNKRVENMKEVGSGTSDRNQEDFAKLKKLSSYKPYSLLSQENTQIRDLQQENKELWLSLEEHRYALELIMSKYRKQMLHLLASRKLDSTPITNLYQEHSQELQTHIEQICEMATVMRKAVQMGDPENCQIQEKMAQLELENKELRELVSFSKEITLQENAQPLQYGK, encoded by the exons ATGGCATGCACTATCGAGAAGGTGCTGACTGATGCAAAGGCTTTGGTGGAGCGACTGAAGGATCATCATAATGCAACAGAGTCCCTCATTGATCAGACCTCCACACTCAATAAAAGGGTGGAGAATATGAAGGAAGTTGGGTCAGGAACCTCAGATCGG AATCAGGAAGATTTTGCAAAGCTGAAGAAACTGTCCAGTTACAAGCCATACTCCCTCCTTTCTCAGGAGAACACACAGATACGGGATCTGCAGCAGGAAAATAAAG AACTGTGGCTCTCCCTGGAAGAGCATCGCTATGCTTTGGAACTCATCATGAGTAAATACAGGAAGCAGATGTTACATCTTTTAGCCTCTAGGAAGCTGGATAGTACACCAATAACCAACTTATACCAGGAGCATTCCCAG GAGTTGCAAACTCACATTGAACAGATCTGTGAAATGGCCACAGTCATGAGGAAAGCTGTTCAAATGGGGGATCCAGAAAACTGCCAAATTCAAGAAAAAATGGCCCAGCTGGAG CTTGAAAATAAGGAATTGCGGGAGCTTGTGTCATTCAGTAAAGAAATAACTCTTCAGGAAAATGCTCAACCTCTTCAATATGGAAAATAA
- the LOC138764949 gene encoding suppressor of IKBKE 1-like isoform X2 codes for MACTIEKVLTDAKALVERLKDHHNATESLIDQTSTLNKRVENMKEVGSGTSDRNQEDFAKLKKLSSYKPYSLLSQENTQIRDLQQENKELWLSLEEHRYALELIMSKYRKQMLHLLASRKLDSTPITNLYQEHSQLENKELRELVSFSKEITLQENAQPLQYGK; via the exons ATGGCATGCACTATCGAGAAGGTGCTGACTGATGCAAAGGCTTTGGTGGAGCGACTGAAGGATCATCATAATGCAACAGAGTCCCTCATTGATCAGACCTCCACACTCAATAAAAGGGTGGAGAATATGAAGGAAGTTGGGTCAGGAACCTCAGATCGG AATCAGGAAGATTTTGCAAAGCTGAAGAAACTGTCCAGTTACAAGCCATACTCCCTCCTTTCTCAGGAGAACACACAGATACGGGATCTGCAGCAGGAAAATAAAG AACTGTGGCTCTCCCTGGAAGAGCATCGCTATGCTTTGGAACTCATCATGAGTAAATACAGGAAGCAGATGTTACATCTTTTAGCCTCTAGGAAGCTGGATAGTACACCAATAACCAACTTATACCAGGAGCATTCCCAG CTTGAAAATAAGGAATTGCGGGAGCTTGTGTCATTCAGTAAAGAAATAACTCTTCAGGAAAATGCTCAACCTCTTCAATATGGAAAATAA